From Pseudomonas sp. G.S.17, the proteins below share one genomic window:
- a CDS encoding tyrosine-type recombinase/integrase: MGRKPTKSDSVTRLRKRKQRSGVIYYYYDTGGSPRKEIPLGSDYGLAIVEYAKLEKSRTSSSLVQQVLTFAYVANKYMMEVVPTKGSATQIDNARELKQLLKFFDDPPAPLEAIEPKHVVQYLRQRGKTAPVRANREKALLSAIWNFARSAGYTALANPCAGVKGHKEVGRDHYIEDEMFALVYGHAEQPLRDALDLFYLTGQRIADTLKMDERDIRDGRLAVQQGKTRAKRRIEITGELRVVIDRILARKDGHRIRTTRLIVMDNGQPMTSSMLRGRFDAAREAAGVQKGDFQMRDLRAKAGTDKAESSGDILQARDQLGHTTVVMTENYIRKRIGKKVTPTR, translated from the coding sequence ATGGGAAGGAAGCCAACTAAATCTGACAGCGTTACGCGCCTCAGAAAGCGCAAGCAGCGCAGCGGCGTCATCTATTACTACTACGACACCGGAGGATCGCCCAGAAAGGAAATCCCGCTAGGCTCGGATTACGGGCTCGCAATCGTCGAGTACGCGAAGCTGGAGAAAAGTCGGACATCCTCCTCGCTGGTACAGCAAGTGCTCACGTTCGCATACGTAGCCAATAAGTACATGATGGAGGTGGTGCCAACCAAGGGCTCAGCAACGCAAATAGACAATGCCAGGGAGCTGAAGCAGCTTCTCAAGTTCTTCGATGATCCGCCGGCCCCACTGGAGGCCATTGAGCCGAAGCACGTTGTCCAGTACCTGCGTCAGCGAGGGAAGACGGCCCCTGTTCGAGCCAATCGGGAAAAGGCGCTGCTGAGCGCTATCTGGAATTTTGCAAGGAGTGCCGGATATACAGCCCTGGCCAACCCATGTGCGGGCGTCAAGGGTCATAAGGAGGTAGGTCGGGATCACTATATCGAGGATGAGATGTTTGCTTTGGTGTACGGGCATGCCGAGCAGCCGCTCAGAGATGCCCTTGATCTCTTCTATCTAACCGGCCAGCGAATCGCGGACACCCTGAAAATGGACGAGCGCGATATCAGAGATGGCAGGCTTGCCGTTCAGCAAGGAAAAACCAGGGCTAAGCGGCGAATTGAGATAACAGGCGAACTGAGGGTTGTTATTGATCGGATTCTAGCCAGGAAAGATGGTCACAGGATTCGTACCACTCGACTCATCGTGATGGATAACGGCCAGCCCATGACAAGCAGCATGTTGCGTGGAAGATTTGACGCGGCGCGCGAAGCTGCCGGGGTTCAGAAGGGGGATTTCCAAATGCGTGACCTTCGAGCAAAAGCCGGAACGGACAAGGCAGAGTCGAGTGGCGATATTTTGCAGGCGCGAGACCAGCTCGGGCACACAACAGTGGTCATGACGGAGAACTATATACGCAAAAGAATCGGCAAAAAGGTCACGCCAACCCGATGA
- a CDS encoding polysaccharide deacetylase family protein, with product MRRIVTALTGLAMLASLAGCISAPIPLTAETSQRLQSQAPIRFLLTFDDGPSASGFSNPTLTVLDSLKNNPLQPDIKAVFFVQTGAARAGGSERGQRVMRRENAAGHILAFHTATPGHTNHRSLPPEVLEQSLSAGSAAIAAISGAPPALVRPPFWNYDKRTFAAYQRHGMQVLLTDVSANDGKIWGFNASPRRRANMLRQLSEVRERIAAGELPTVDGVVPVVVTFHDLNRYSARHAREYLQILLDSANATGVRTAEKPFYDDHSILLRAALARTVQNGDEPVHLPGMWNWIWGANSQ from the coding sequence ATGAGACGTATCGTCACCGCTTTAACGGGGCTCGCCATGCTGGCGAGCCTCGCCGGTTGTATTTCCGCTCCGATTCCGTTGACCGCAGAGACGTCCCAACGTCTCCAGTCACAAGCTCCGATCCGCTTTTTGCTGACCTTTGACGATGGCCCAAGCGCCTCGGGCTTCTCCAATCCAACCCTGACGGTTCTGGACAGTCTGAAAAACAACCCACTGCAGCCGGATATAAAAGCCGTGTTTTTTGTGCAAACCGGCGCTGCCCGTGCAGGCGGCAGTGAGCGCGGCCAGCGCGTGATGCGTCGGGAGAACGCGGCAGGTCATATCCTGGCGTTTCATACCGCAACGCCCGGGCACACCAATCATCGATCCTTGCCGCCTGAAGTCCTTGAGCAATCCCTGAGCGCTGGCAGTGCTGCCATTGCTGCGATCAGTGGCGCGCCGCCTGCGCTGGTCCGCCCGCCATTCTGGAATTACGACAAGCGCACCTTTGCCGCTTATCAGCGGCATGGCATGCAGGTTTTGCTGACCGATGTGAGCGCCAATGACGGCAAAATCTGGGGTTTCAACGCCAGCCCACGCAGGCGCGCCAATATGCTCCGGCAACTTTCCGAAGTTCGCGAGCGCATCGCAGCCGGTGAATTGCCTACGGTGGATGGCGTGGTTCCCGTGGTGGTGACCTTTCATGACTTGAATCGCTATTCAGCCCGGCACGCTCGGGAATACTTGCAGATCCTGCTGGACAGCGCCAACGCAACAGGGGTGAGGACTGCCGAAAAGCCGTTTTATGATGACCATTCGATATTGCTGCGCGCGGCACTGGCGCGCACGGTTCAGAACGGCGACGAACCGGTGCATTTGCCGGGGATGTGGAACTGGATCTGGGGTGCCAATTCGCAGTGA
- a CDS encoding AAA family ATPase — protein sequence MSTLSLILGKSGSGKSTSLRNFDPRQVALIQVIKKPLPFPGSNAWKPLVTDDHARIIHAATNTKRKVIVIDDYQYVLANEFMRRSQEKGYDKFNDIGRHTWDVFDALLKLPDDVRIYILSHTEESETGQIKMKTVGKMLDDKITLEGMVTIVLRAIVQDGKNYFATRNNGSDTTKAPMGMFEDLIDNDLAAVDAGICAYYQIESPIAA from the coding sequence ATGTCGACACTTTCACTAATTCTCGGCAAGTCCGGCAGCGGCAAATCCACTTCGCTGCGTAATTTCGATCCAAGGCAGGTCGCGCTGATTCAAGTCATCAAGAAGCCACTTCCATTCCCCGGCTCCAATGCCTGGAAGCCGCTGGTAACTGATGACCACGCACGAATCATCCATGCGGCGACCAACACGAAACGCAAGGTGATCGTGATCGATGATTACCAGTACGTGCTCGCCAATGAATTCATGCGGCGCAGTCAGGAAAAAGGCTACGACAAGTTCAATGACATCGGCCGCCACACCTGGGACGTATTCGACGCCCTGCTCAAGCTGCCCGATGACGTTCGGATCTACATCCTCAGCCACACCGAGGAGAGCGAGACCGGCCAGATCAAGATGAAAACGGTCGGCAAGATGTTGGACGACAAGATCACTCTGGAAGGCATGGTTACCATCGTTCTCCGGGCAATCGTTCAGGACGGCAAGAACTACTTCGCAACACGCAACAACGGGTCTGACACGACAAAAGCCCCGATGGGCATGTTTGAAGACCTGATCGACAACGACTTGGCCGCCGTGGACGCAGGCATCTGCGCCTACTACCAAATTGAATCCCCTATCGCCGCATAA
- a CDS encoding type II toxin-antitoxin system HicB family antitoxin gives MNTLLHHRGYYGSLEASPEDNCLFGKLQFIRALVSYEGQTVAQLSEAFRAAVDDYLETCATLGKDPELPCKGSFNVRVGHDLHLAASVAATRDEISLNDLTRKALRQYLDLDA, from the coding sequence ATGAACACGCTATTACACCATCGGGGGTATTACGGATCGCTTGAGGCCAGCCCGGAAGACAACTGCCTGTTCGGCAAGCTTCAATTCATCCGCGCCTTGGTGAGTTATGAAGGTCAAACCGTGGCCCAATTGTCCGAAGCGTTCCGGGCTGCGGTGGACGACTACCTCGAAACTTGCGCGACCTTGGGGAAAGATCCCGAGTTGCCATGTAAAGGCTCGTTCAACGTAAGGGTCGGGCATGACCTGCATCTGGCAGCGAGCGTAGCTGCGACACGGGACGAAATCTCTCTAAACGACCTTACGCGTAAAGCGTTGCGTCAATATCTGGATCTAGACGCTTGA
- a CDS encoding HNH endonuclease, translating into MIDYDPKTGVLTRKVDFAANSKSGTPITCTNASGYIQAVIKTKFFYGHRLAWQLFYGEEPRSRIDHINGNKSDNRIANLRLATAGENVQNSGLRKDNVSGVKGVSWNPTYKKWTAKINKNSVTVYEAYFDSLEEAAHEIRLQRLKYHEQFSNHG; encoded by the coding sequence ATGATCGACTACGACCCAAAAACAGGGGTGCTGACAAGGAAAGTTGATTTCGCGGCGAACTCAAAGTCTGGGACGCCGATAACTTGCACGAACGCCAGTGGATACATTCAGGCCGTCATTAAAACCAAGTTTTTTTATGGGCATCGATTGGCGTGGCAGCTTTTTTATGGAGAGGAGCCACGCTCTCGAATTGACCACATAAACGGCAATAAAAGCGACAACAGGATTGCAAATCTTAGGCTCGCCACTGCTGGCGAAAACGTTCAGAACTCAGGCCTTCGGAAGGACAACGTTAGCGGGGTGAAGGGGGTCAGCTGGAATCCTACCTACAAAAAATGGACCGCCAAAATCAACAAAAACAGCGTGACTGTGTACGAAGCGTATTTCGACAGCCTTGAAGAGGCTGCACATGAGATCCGACTTCAGCGACTGAAGTATCACGAGCAGTTCTCAAATCACGGATAG
- a CDS encoding DUF4224 domain-containing protein codes for MDGIIFLSHEEVCTLTGAKTKAGQVTVLKRNGIRHTIKRSGWPCVVASALSGEAVSATSEKPTWQPRLVG; via the coding sequence ATGGACGGAATTATTTTCCTGTCACATGAAGAGGTCTGCACGCTGACCGGGGCAAAAACGAAAGCCGGACAAGTGACAGTTCTGAAGCGGAATGGCATCCGCCACACGATCAAGCGCAGTGGATGGCCCTGCGTCGTTGCGTCCGCACTGAGTGGCGAGGCCGTGAGCGCAACATCGGAGAAACCAACATGGCAGCCGCGGCTGGTGGGATAA
- the potE gene encoding putrescine-ornithine antiporter: MVSAVKKMNVVQLTVLTAINMLGSGIVLLPSKLAQVGTISIFSWIVTALGSLALAYAFAKCGRFSRKPGGMGGYAEYAFGRSGNFMSNYTYGVSLLIANVAIAITAVGYATVLFNMKLTPIGVAMATAGLLVLTTVANFGGARITGQIGNVTIWGVVIPVLGVSVLGWFWFDKSLYVAAWNPHDMPLLEAVGASISITLWAFLGLESACANTDAVENPERNVPIAVLGGTLGSAVIYIVSTNVIAGIVPNMDLAASNAPFGLAFATMFTPVVGQIIMGLMVIACIGSLLGWQFTIAQVFKSSADVGYFLKLFAKTTAKDVPIVGMLVLLACQVALTLMTISPDLSKQFDMIVNLAVVTNLVPYLMSMAALMTMQKVAGVTPRDAMFTNAIAYIAAAYSYYALYSAGANAMMLGGIVTMLGWTLYGTVSRRFMTVDAIVVTDPVINADAGTARGQ; the protein is encoded by the coding sequence ATGGTTAGCGCAGTCAAGAAAATGAACGTGGTCCAGCTGACGGTGCTGACGGCGATCAACATGCTGGGTTCGGGGATTGTCCTGTTGCCGTCCAAGCTGGCGCAGGTGGGCACGATTTCGATCTTTTCCTGGATCGTCACCGCACTGGGTTCCCTGGCGCTGGCGTATGCCTTTGCCAAGTGCGGACGCTTCAGCCGCAAGCCCGGCGGCATGGGTGGTTATGCCGAATATGCGTTTGGCCGGTCCGGCAACTTCATGTCCAACTACACCTATGGCGTATCGTTGCTGATTGCCAACGTGGCCATTGCGATCACCGCCGTGGGCTACGCGACGGTGCTGTTTAACATGAAGCTGACTCCGATTGGCGTCGCCATGGCCACCGCCGGCCTGTTGGTGCTGACCACCGTGGCTAACTTCGGTGGCGCGCGGATTACCGGTCAAATCGGCAATGTCACCATTTGGGGCGTGGTCATTCCGGTATTGGGCGTTTCGGTCCTGGGCTGGTTCTGGTTCGACAAGTCCTTGTACGTTGCGGCCTGGAATCCCCATGACATGCCGCTCCTTGAAGCCGTGGGTGCGTCCATTTCGATCACCCTGTGGGCGTTTCTCGGCCTTGAGTCCGCGTGTGCCAACACCGATGCGGTGGAAAATCCGGAACGCAATGTGCCGATCGCGGTATTGGGTGGCACCCTTGGGTCGGCGGTGATTTACATCGTGTCCACCAACGTGATCGCCGGGATCGTACCCAACATGGATCTGGCGGCCTCCAATGCACCGTTCGGCCTGGCGTTCGCCACCATGTTCACCCCTGTCGTGGGGCAGATCATCATGGGCCTGATGGTGATCGCCTGCATCGGTTCGCTGCTCGGCTGGCAGTTCACCATCGCCCAGGTGTTCAAGAGTTCTGCAGATGTGGGTTACTTCCTCAAACTGTTCGCCAAAACCACCGCCAAAGACGTGCCGATTGTCGGCATGCTGGTGCTGTTGGCCTGCCAGGTGGCGCTGACGCTCATGACCATCAGTCCGGACCTGAGCAAGCAGTTCGACATGATCGTCAATCTGGCGGTAGTCACCAATCTGGTGCCATACCTGATGTCCATGGCAGCACTGATGACCATGCAGAAGGTCGCGGGTGTCACGCCACGCGATGCTATGTTCACCAACGCGATTGCCTATATCGCTGCGGCGTATAGCTATTACGCGCTGTACAGCGCCGGAGCCAACGCGATGATGTTGGGCGGTATCGTCACCATGCTGGGCTGGACGCTCTATGGCACGGTCAGCCGTCGATTCATGACAGTCGATGCCATTGTGGTGACAGATCCGGTGATAAACGCGGATGCGGGGACGGCAAGAGGCCAGTAG
- a CDS encoding NADH:flavin oxidoreductase/NADH oxidase, translating into MSALFQPYTLKDVTLRNRIAVPPMCQYTAVDGLINEWHQVHLAAIARGGAGLVIVEATAVAPEGRITPGCTGIWNDELAQAFVPVVQAIKAAGSVPGIQIAHAGRKASANRPWEGDDHIAADDARGWDTIAPSSIAFGANLPKQPKAMTLDDIARVRDDFVAAARRARDAGFEWLELHFAHGYLAQTFFSEHSNHREDAYGGSFENRSRFLLETLAAVRDVWPENLPLTARFGVLEFDGRDEQTLVESIELTRQFKAAGLDMLSVSIGFTIPETNIPWAPAFMGPIAERVRREAGIPVSSAWGFGTPAIAEQVIKDGQLDLVMVGRAHLANPHWAYFAAKELGVERASWTLPAPYAHWLERY; encoded by the coding sequence ATGTCTGCTTTGTTCCAACCCTACACCCTCAAAGACGTCACGCTGCGCAATCGCATTGCCGTGCCGCCCATGTGCCAATACACCGCTGTCGATGGCTTGATCAACGAATGGCATCAAGTGCACTTGGCAGCCATCGCTCGCGGCGGCGCGGGTCTGGTTATCGTGGAAGCTACGGCGGTCGCCCCTGAAGGTCGCATTACGCCGGGCTGCACCGGCATCTGGAATGACGAACTGGCCCAGGCGTTCGTGCCGGTGGTGCAAGCCATCAAGGCTGCCGGATCGGTGCCGGGCATCCAGATCGCCCACGCCGGTCGCAAGGCCAGTGCCAACCGCCCATGGGAAGGCGACGATCATATAGCCGCCGATGATGCGCGCGGCTGGGACACCATTGCGCCCTCTTCCATCGCCTTCGGTGCCAATCTGCCGAAACAACCCAAAGCGATGACCCTGGACGACATCGCCCGTGTTCGTGACGATTTCGTCGCGGCGGCCCGTCGTGCGCGGGATGCGGGTTTCGAGTGGCTGGAATTGCACTTCGCCCACGGTTATCTGGCGCAGACGTTCTTTTCCGAGCACTCCAATCACCGCGAAGACGCTTACGGCGGCAGTTTCGAAAACCGCAGCCGCTTCCTGCTGGAAACGCTGGCGGCAGTGCGCGATGTCTGGCCGGAAAATCTGCCGCTGACTGCCCGCTTCGGTGTGCTTGAGTTCGATGGCCGCGACGAGCAAACCCTGGTGGAGTCCATTGAATTGACCCGTCAGTTCAAGGCTGCCGGGTTGGATATGCTCAGCGTCAGCATCGGTTTCACGATTCCGGAAACCAATATTCCGTGGGCGCCTGCGTTCATGGGGCCGATTGCCGAGCGTGTGCGTCGTGAGGCTGGTATTCCGGTGTCCTCGGCATGGGGCTTCGGCACCCCGGCGATTGCCGAGCAAGTGATCAAGGACGGACAGCTGGATCTGGTCATGGTCGGACGTGCTCACCTGGCCAACCCGCACTGGGCCTATTTCGCTGCCAAGGAACTGGGTGTGGAACGCGCTTCCTGGACATTGCCAGCCCCTTACGCTCACTGGCTTGAGCGTTACTGA
- a CDS encoding type II toxin-antitoxin system HicA family toxin: MSRQEKLIAKLLNKNAGFSWPELVSLLKGFGYRQIEGEGSRVKFENGNALAMINLHRPHPGNEIKAYVKRQVIEHLKAGEFIS; the protein is encoded by the coding sequence ATGTCCAGGCAGGAAAAGCTAATCGCTAAATTGTTGAACAAGAATGCCGGCTTCAGCTGGCCTGAACTGGTCTCGTTGCTGAAGGGCTTTGGGTACAGGCAGATTGAGGGGGAAGGCAGTCGTGTGAAATTTGAAAATGGCAACGCTTTGGCAATGATAAATCTGCATCGGCCACACCCGGGAAACGAGATAAAAGCCTACGTAAAACGCCAGGTCATCGAGCATTTGAAGGCAGGAGAATTCATTTCATGA
- a CDS encoding zinc-finger-containing protein — MAIDTRAHSPERIVAPAPLPHISRKALKRVKNPLPAPTVCRYCGGDVELVCNSQIYNGRSYGEWPYAYLCSDCKAYVGLHPSTDIPLGTLAANQLRKDRNASKDLFHQLKELRGFSRNQAYQWLSERMGVPVSECHFGWFEPEQCAAASSICSAALNESTAMGRAFAKARR; from the coding sequence ATGGCTATCGACACTCGGGCACACAGCCCGGAGCGCATTGTTGCGCCCGCTCCGCTCCCGCACATCAGCCGAAAAGCTCTGAAGCGCGTCAAGAACCCACTTCCAGCCCCGACCGTGTGCCGGTACTGCGGCGGCGACGTTGAGCTTGTCTGCAATTCGCAAATATACAACGGCCGCAGCTACGGGGAATGGCCGTACGCCTACCTGTGCTCTGACTGCAAAGCTTATGTCGGCTTGCACCCATCGACTGATATACCGTTGGGAACGCTTGCAGCCAACCAGCTTCGTAAGGACCGAAATGCCAGCAAGGACTTGTTTCACCAGTTGAAAGAGTTGCGCGGTTTCAGCCGGAATCAGGCTTACCAGTGGCTATCGGAGAGGATGGGTGTCCCTGTCTCTGAATGTCACTTCGGATGGTTTGAGCCTGAGCAGTGCGCCGCAGCGTCCAGTATTTGCAGCGCCGCGCTGAATGAAAGCACGGCAATGGGCAGAGCATTCGCCAAGGCTCGCCGCTAA
- a CDS encoding helix-turn-helix domain-containing protein yields MRPFKHPPVSDFVLERLFYALSDPVRLEIVRHLGRVTDASCGELDGGRPKSSMSHHFRVLRDAGLVRTQSVGTTHMNSLRREELDSRFPGLLAVILAQQS; encoded by the coding sequence ATGCGCCCATTCAAACATCCTCCCGTCAGTGATTTCGTCCTCGAACGCTTGTTCTATGCCTTGAGTGATCCCGTACGCCTGGAAATCGTCCGCCATCTCGGCCGCGTCACCGACGCCAGCTGCGGTGAACTGGACGGCGGTAGACCCAAGTCGAGCATGTCCCATCACTTTCGTGTATTGCGCGACGCCGGCCTGGTCAGAACCCAGAGCGTGGGAACCACCCATATGAACTCACTGCGCAGAGAAGAGCTGGACAGTCGGTTCCCGGGATTACTGGCGGTGATACTGGCGCAGCAGAGCTGA
- a CDS encoding ornithine decarboxylase has protein sequence MNRLKIAASLASRSSFATSRTVLEFNETDLTDIAAAVISAEDVRNGLLEVIRTSGFDIPIFFAVTAKDQLTPENLPSIEHVLLQISGVFDLGVDDAQFYGDKLETAASQYEEALLPPFFGALKHYVERGNSTFACPGHQGGQFFRKHPAGRQFVEFFGPTLFRADRCNADVEMGDLLIHEGAPLEAQKRAAKVYNADKTYFVLNGTSASNKVVTNALLTPGDVVLFDRNNHKSVHQGALFQAGATPLYLETARNPYGFIGGIDAHCFNEDYLREQLRTVAPHKADEPRPFRLAVIQLGTYDGTIYNARQVVDRIGHLCDYILFDSAWVGYEQFIPMMKDCSPMLLELGPEDPGIFVTQSIHKQQAGFSQASQIHKKDRHIKGQDRYCNHHRLNNAFMAQASTSPFYPLFASLDVNARMHSGRSGLRLWSECVHAGIEARKLVMDNCTLIRPFVPPTIDGRYWQDYPTDVIANDLRFFKFHPDERWHAFEGYTDDQYFIDPCKLLFTTPGIDAVTGAYTEFGVHAGILATFLRQYGIVPEKSDLNSILFLLTPAEGKAKMQHLVAQIARFERFIHDDAPLAEVLPNVYQANQVRYHDYTIGQLCREMHQLYVRHDVKRLQKEMFRKASMPPIVLNPRDAHLEFVRGHCELIALQDAKGRIAAEGALPYPPGLLCVVPGEVWQGPVLEYFLALEDAINHFPGFNPELQGVYLRVEDDGRTRAYGYVIKQ, from the coding sequence GTGAATCGTTTGAAAATTGCTGCCAGTCTGGCCAGCCGCAGCAGCTTCGCCACCTCACGTACCGTGCTGGAATTCAACGAAACCGATCTGACCGACATCGCAGCTGCGGTCATCAGTGCCGAAGACGTGCGCAACGGGCTACTGGAAGTCATCCGCACCTCCGGGTTCGATATTCCGATTTTTTTCGCGGTCACTGCCAAAGACCAACTGACCCCGGAGAACTTGCCGAGCATCGAACATGTGCTGCTGCAAATCAGCGGGGTGTTCGACCTCGGCGTCGATGACGCGCAGTTCTACGGCGACAAGCTCGAAACCGCCGCCAGCCAGTATGAAGAAGCCTTGTTGCCGCCGTTCTTCGGTGCGTTGAAACACTACGTGGAACGCGGCAATTCGACGTTTGCCTGTCCGGGCCATCAAGGCGGCCAGTTCTTTCGCAAACACCCGGCCGGTCGGCAATTTGTCGAGTTTTTCGGCCCGACTCTGTTCCGCGCTGACCGCTGCAATGCCGATGTCGAGATGGGCGATCTGCTGATCCATGAAGGCGCCCCGCTGGAAGCACAGAAACGGGCGGCCAAGGTGTACAACGCCGACAAGACTTACTTCGTGCTCAACGGCACTTCGGCGTCGAACAAGGTGGTGACCAATGCCTTGCTGACTCCGGGCGATGTGGTGCTGTTCGACCGCAACAACCACAAGTCTGTGCATCAAGGGGCATTGTTCCAGGCTGGCGCGACCCCGCTGTATCTGGAAACCGCGCGCAACCCCTACGGTTTTATCGGCGGTATCGACGCCCACTGCTTCAACGAAGACTATCTGCGTGAACAGCTGCGCACCGTCGCGCCGCATAAAGCGGACGAGCCTCGGCCGTTCCGCCTGGCGGTCATTCAACTGGGCACCTACGACGGCACGATCTATAACGCCCGACAAGTTGTGGATCGCATCGGTCATTTGTGCGATTACATTTTGTTCGACTCAGCCTGGGTCGGTTATGAGCAGTTCATCCCGATGATGAAAGACTGCTCGCCGATGCTGCTGGAGCTGGGCCCGGAGGATCCTGGCATCTTCGTCACCCAGTCGATCCACAAGCAGCAGGCGGGGTTTTCCCAAGCCTCGCAGATCCACAAGAAAGACCGGCATATCAAAGGCCAGGATCGTTATTGCAATCACCATCGCCTGAACAATGCCTTCATGGCTCAGGCATCCACCAGCCCGTTTTACCCGCTGTTCGCCTCGCTGGACGTCAACGCCCGCATGCACAGCGGTCGCAGCGGCCTGCGTCTGTGGAGCGAGTGCGTCCATGCCGGCATCGAGGCGCGCAAGCTGGTAATGGACAACTGCACGTTGATTCGGCCGTTCGTGCCGCCAACCATCGACGGCCGTTATTGGCAGGACTACCCGACCGATGTGATCGCCAACGATCTGCGCTTCTTCAAGTTTCACCCCGATGAGCGCTGGCACGCGTTCGAGGGCTATACCGACGATCAATACTTCATCGACCCGTGCAAGCTGCTGTTCACCACGCCGGGGATCGATGCCGTCACCGGCGCCTATACCGAATTTGGCGTGCATGCCGGGATATTGGCCACCTTCCTGCGCCAGTACGGCATCGTGCCGGAAAAGAGCGACCTGAACTCCATTCTGTTCCTGCTGACGCCCGCTGAAGGCAAAGCGAAGATGCAGCACCTGGTGGCGCAGATCGCGCGTTTCGAGCGTTTCATTCATGACGATGCGCCGCTGGCTGAAGTGCTGCCCAACGTATATCAGGCCAATCAGGTCCGTTACCACGACTACACCATCGGCCAGCTGTGTCGTGAGATGCACCAGTTGTACGTGCGCCATGACGTCAAAAGGTTGCAGAAGGAGATGTTCCGCAAGGCCAGCATGCCGCCGATTGTGCTCAATCCACGGGATGCTCATCTGGAATTTGTGCGCGGACATTGCGAATTGATCGCCTTGCAGGACGCCAAGGGCCGGATCGCTGCCGAAGGCGCCTTGCCGTATCCGCCGGGTCTGCTCTGCGTGGTACCCGGCGAGGTCTGGCAAGGCCCGGTATTGGAATACTTCCTGGCGCTTGAAGATGCGATCAATCACTTCCCCGGCTTCAACCCCGAGTTGCAAGGTGTGTATCTGCGCGTTGAAGACGACGGCCGAACCCGCGCCTATGGGTATGTCATCAAGCAATGA